The genomic stretch TTTGCGATACCCGTATATCCGAAAAAGACACCAGCCTGCTGCAAAGTAATATATTAAAAAGCCATAGCGTAGGCGTGGGTAAACCCATCCCGCAGGAAATTGCCAAACTGATGCTGATTACCAAGGTGCATGCTTTGGCGCAGGGTTACTCGGGCATTGCGCCGCAAACGTTGGCTCGCATTATATGGCATATAGATAATGATATCATCCCGGTAGTTCCCGAAAAAGGCTCGGTAGGTGCATCGGGCGATTTGGCGCCGCTGTCGCATTTGTTTTTACCGCTTATAGGTTTGGGTTTTGTGGTTGTTGGCGATGAAAAACATCCGGCGGCGCAGGTACTGCAAAAAAACAACTTACAGCCATTAGTACTTGGACCGAAAGAAGGCCTGGCCTTAATAAATGGTACGCAGTTTATACTGGCATTTGCTATAAAAGCAGTGCAGCGTTTGCATAATGCTTTAAACGTTGCCGACCTGATCGGTGCCATGTCATTAGAGGGGCTTAAGGGCTCGTCACGGCCATTTGACGCACGGTTGCATGGCATTCGCCCCTTCAAAGGAACAAAGTACGTAGCGCGGCGATTAGCCGCCCTGCTGAATGGCTCAGATATAGGCAGCTCGCATGTAGATTGCGACAGGGTGCAGGATCCCTATTCGTTGCGTTGCATGCCGCAGGTGCATGGCGCATCGCGGAACGCCTGGCTGCATTTAAAAGAGCTAACCGAAATAGAATTAAATTCCGTTACCGATAACCCTGTTATTTTTAACGCGGATGATACCATAAGCGGGGGCAATTTTCACGGGCAGCCATTAGCCATGCCTTTAGATTATGCCACCGTAGCCGCTGCCGAATTAGGCAATATTGCCGATCGACGCTGTTACCTGATGAGCGAGGGACGATACGGCTTGCCCAAACTTCTAACAGACGATGCCGGGCTAAATTCGGGCC from Inquilinus sp. KBS0705 encodes the following:
- the hutH gene encoding histidine ammonia-lyase, encoding MLYPMNSFDYGTGHLTIGICLDIAAGKVQGIIADEAANRIKISWLEVEKIVHAQKPVYGINTGFGPLCDTRISEKDTSLLQSNILKSHSVGVGKPIPQEIAKLMLITKVHALAQGYSGIAPQTLARIIWHIDNDIIPVVPEKGSVGASGDLAPLSHLFLPLIGLGFVVVGDEKHPAAQVLQKNNLQPLVLGPKEGLALINGTQFILAFAIKAVQRLHNALNVADLIGAMSLEGLKGSSRPFDARLHGIRPFKGTKYVARRLAALLNGSDIGSSHVDCDRVQDPYSLRCMPQVHGASRNAWLHLKELTEIELNSVTDNPVIFNADDTISGGNFHGQPLAMPLDYATVAAAELGNIADRRCYLMSEGRYGLPKLLTDDAGLNSGLMIPQYTTAALVTENKTLCFPASADSVPTSLGQEDHVSMGSISGRKLHMVIDNIEYIQAIELLYASQALDFRRPLQSTPVIEACHQVVRQHVPFIKEDRIFADDINALHQLIISGRFEQVAGDAAQKHNINLNSDDEFGIY